The bacterium genome window below encodes:
- a CDS encoding CpaF family protein: MELKTRMQGFGLSRAVMNTDYKAIKTDAQNEQPEQAFAPLLLKILSPVELGFKECIHSRLLDILDLSLISGIEEKEARKQIRAVAQKLIDEESIPLNTQTRHQIIKEIEDDVLGLGPLEALLYDPTIADILVNGYKKVYVERFGKLELTPVRFNDDNHLMKIIDRIVSKIGRRIDESSPMVDARLQDGSRVNAIIPPLAVDGPSLSIRRFAVDKMGLDDLVKRGALTDYMAEFLKGAAKSKLNILISGGTGSGKTTMLNAISNFIPSNERIITLEDSAELQLQLPHVLRLETRPANVEGKGEITLRDLVRNSLRMRPDRIVIGEVRSGEAFDMLQAMNTGHEGSLTTVHANTPRDALARLENMVSMAGLEMPAKAIRTQIVSAIHLIIQLSRLEDGSRRVVSIQEVDGMEGEVITLSEIFKFQRQGIDEKGAVLGQYCSTGIIPKCMANLKQRGANADLAIFTKNLN; this comes from the coding sequence ATGGAATTAAAAACAAGAATGCAAGGTTTTGGTCTGTCTAGAGCCGTAATGAATACGGATTATAAAGCGATTAAAACAGACGCGCAGAACGAACAACCGGAACAAGCTTTTGCGCCATTGTTACTGAAAATACTTTCTCCGGTAGAGTTAGGGTTTAAAGAGTGTATCCATTCCAGATTGCTTGATATTCTTGATTTGTCACTGATTAGTGGAATAGAAGAAAAAGAAGCAAGGAAACAGATTCGGGCGGTAGCGCAAAAATTAATCGACGAAGAATCCATCCCTTTAAATACACAGACTCGACATCAAATAATTAAAGAAATTGAAGATGACGTACTGGGTCTCGGGCCTTTGGAAGCTTTACTGTATGACCCAACCATTGCCGATATTCTGGTTAATGGCTACAAAAAAGTGTATGTCGAAAGATTTGGAAAGCTTGAGTTAACCCCGGTCAGATTTAATGATGATAATCATCTGATGAAAATTATTGACCGGATTGTGTCGAAGATTGGTCGCAGGATAGACGAGTCGTCACCGATGGTCGATGCCAGATTACAGGATGGCTCCAGAGTAAACGCTATTATTCCGCCGTTAGCGGTTGATGGGCCTTCGTTGTCGATTAGACGGTTTGCAGTCGATAAAATGGGACTTGATGATCTGGTCAAAAGAGGAGCCTTAACTGACTATATGGCTGAATTCCTCAAAGGCGCGGCAAAATCCAAGTTGAATATCCTGATTTCCGGCGGGACAGGTTCAGGCAAAACAACGATGCTGAACGCCATTTCAAATTTTATCCCCAGTAATGAGCGAATCATCACTCTGGAAGATTCCGCAGAGCTACAGTTACAGTTACCCCATGTTTTGCGATTGGAAACCAGGCCGGCAAATGTCGAAGGCAAGGGTGAGATAACGTTACGCGATTTGGTACGCAACAGCCTTAGAATGCGACCTGATCGTATCGTTATTGGCGAAGTCAGGAGCGGGGAGGCATTCGACATGTTACAAGCGATGAATACCGGACATGAAGGATCCTTGACGACAGTCCATGCCAATACGCCGAGAGATGCCTTGGCGCGCCTTGAAAACATGGTTTCCATGGCGGGACTGGAAATGCCGGCTAAGGCAATCAGGACTCAAATCGTATCAGCCATTCACCTGATCATTCAACTTAGTAGGCTGGAGGATGGCAGCAGGCGGGTCGTCAGCATTCAGGAGGTGGATGGCATGGAAGGTGAGGTGATTACCTTGTCTGAAATCTTTAAATTCCAGCGGCAAGGCATTGATGAAAAAGGCGCTGTGCTGGGCCAATATTGTTCAACAGGTATTATTCCCAAATGTATGGCTAATTTGAAACAAAGAGGCGCTAACGCAGATCTGGCCATTTTTACCAAAAATCTGAATTAA
- a CDS encoding type II secretion system F family protein gives MTSDITLLFVGLVFLTVFVASQILVLPTLGTSRADSRKLKQRLEGVILAHGDSEASIIKEKYLNRLGSIERSLERLPGMPGLKTLLEQAGKQHIAYRFALSVLLLSGGIALMVWLNFHHLIFTLAAFIVAAVLPVVWLNKQRSKRLDKFEEQLPEALQMMARALRTGYPFTECMKIVSTEMSEPISQEFGMTYEEINYGRNIEVAFALMIERVPSLSLIAMATAIIIQRETGGNLAEVLLKISDVLRGRFKLQRRIKTLSAEGMLSAWVLLLLPLALFGLMSLMNPDYFKPVYDSPDRMMYLYIFMGLELSAALWIRRIITIDA, from the coding sequence ATGACCAGTGATATAACCCTATTATTTGTTGGATTAGTGTTTTTAACGGTCTTTGTAGCATCACAAATTCTTGTATTACCGACCTTGGGTACGAGTCGGGCAGACAGTCGTAAATTAAAACAACGATTGGAAGGCGTTATTCTGGCGCACGGTGATTCCGAAGCGTCGATCATAAAAGAAAAATATCTTAATCGGTTAGGTTCCATAGAACGGAGCCTTGAGCGTTTGCCCGGTATGCCGGGGTTAAAAACATTGCTGGAGCAGGCAGGGAAACAACACATAGCTTACCGGTTTGCGTTGTCTGTATTGCTCTTATCCGGCGGTATAGCGTTAATGGTCTGGCTGAACTTTCATCACCTGATCTTCACCTTGGCGGCGTTTATTGTTGCGGCGGTTTTACCGGTAGTGTGGCTAAACAAACAACGATCCAAGCGCCTGGATAAATTTGAAGAGCAATTGCCTGAAGCCTTGCAAATGATGGCCAGAGCCTTGCGGACGGGCTATCCGTTCACCGAATGTATGAAAATAGTCTCCACCGAAATGAGCGAGCCTATCAGTCAGGAATTTGGCATGACCTATGAGGAAATCAATTACGGGCGAAATATTGAAGTGGCGTTTGCATTGATGATAGAGCGGGTTCCGAGTCTCAGTCTGATAGCCATGGCGACAGCAATAATAATCCAAAGGGAAACGGGCGGTAATCTTGCCGAGGTGCTGTTGAAAATCAGCGATGTGCTAAGAGGGCGATTTAAATTGCAGCGACGCATAAAAACATTGTCGGCGGAAGGCATGCTGTCGGCCTGGGTGTTGCTGTTGCTGCCGCTGGCTTTGTTTGGGTTGATGAGTTTGATGAATCCTGATTACTTTAAGCCGGTTTATGACTCACCCGATAGAATGATGTATCTCTATATTTTTATGGGCCTGGAGTTGAGTGCAGCTCTTTGGATACGGCGGATTATTACCATTGATGCATGA
- a CDS encoding type II secretion system F family protein translates to MDFLMQLLTGLMVNQQGGQWGAVLLVAVAIFILALALMSLFDDFFDPVRSRFKREVNTDAVSMLESNVLSEKLRKHNNVFVPSNKPLLQRTTARLHYGGFHGKNSVLHYYAIRMLLTILLPLSVLVVMAFIPGMKSETIFQSALGAAALGYMGPSFVLDKLTSNRQKILRRAFPDMLDLLVVCSEAGLSLDAAIQKVVVESSISQPVLADEMEIVIAETRAGIDRHKALQRLVERTGVEEIRGLVAALSQSMRFGTSIVETLKVYSEDLRDKRTQAAEEVAAKISTKLIFPLTVCLLPAFLMVVILPAVLVLRHITPG, encoded by the coding sequence ATGGACTTTTTGATGCAATTATTGACGGGGCTGATGGTAAACCAACAAGGAGGCCAATGGGGCGCTGTTTTGTTGGTGGCAGTGGCAATCTTTATTTTAGCTTTGGCGCTGATGTCATTATTCGATGATTTTTTTGATCCGGTGCGCTCCCGTTTTAAGCGGGAGGTAAATACCGACGCGGTTTCCATGCTTGAGTCCAATGTCCTATCGGAAAAGCTTCGTAAACATAATAACGTGTTTGTTCCATCCAACAAGCCATTACTACAAAGAACAACTGCACGTCTTCATTATGGCGGGTTTCATGGCAAGAACAGTGTGTTGCATTATTATGCGATACGAATGTTGCTGACGATTTTGTTGCCTTTGTCAGTGCTGGTGGTCATGGCGTTCATTCCCGGCATGAAGAGTGAAACAATATTTCAATCCGCATTGGGAGCGGCAGCATTAGGTTATATGGGGCCCAGTTTTGTTTTGGATAAACTCACTAGCAACCGGCAGAAAATTCTTCGCAGAGCTTTTCCCGATATGCTTGATTTGTTGGTGGTCTGTTCCGAGGCTGGCTTGAGCCTGGATGCGGCGATACAAAAAGTGGTTGTCGAAAGCAGCATTAGTCAGCCGGTATTGGCTGATGAAATGGAAATTGTTATTGCAGAAACTCGCGCAGGCATTGATCGGCATAAGGCCTTGCAAAGGCTGGTTGAAAGGACGGGGGTGGAAGAGATTAGAGGATTGGTAGCGGCGCTTTCACAAAGCATGCGCTTTGGAACCAGCATCGTCGAGACGCTCAAGGTTTATTCGGAAGACCTCAGGGATAAAAGAACGCAAGCTGCCGAAGAAGTGGCCGCTAAAATTAGTACAAAGCTGATTTTTCCGTTGACCGTTTGTTTATTGCCGGCATTTTTAATGGTTGTTATATTGCCTGCCGTACTGGTTCTTAGACATATAACTCCCGGATAA
- a CDS encoding tetratricopeptide repeat protein produces MNKIKKLTKLIFVVILSQSLLTACSPGNIKEAENDRDQQETETILQSAGLNVNSVEDAVLKAEKAAQNGKMDLAQLYYIKAYDLEPNNTQVLQRMADLYTELKKYDLAEVSLKLILQQQPGDLKTSEQYGLLLIKLKKYSDAAEHLGRVVAMQQSWPAYNGLGIIATLQGDYLKAESFFKKADGISPNSPELLNNIGFALYSADKLAEAAPYYIKALQINPGFKKAIYNYALLQARLSNYEQAHIAFAKVSSPAEANNNTGYIAMMNGDYAEASNYLQEAVNVSPRFYKKATDNLIRLEMLEKQ; encoded by the coding sequence ATGAATAAAATAAAAAAACTAACCAAACTCATTTTTGTAGTCATTTTAAGTCAATCGCTGCTGACCGCCTGCAGTCCCGGCAACATTAAAGAAGCGGAGAACGATAGAGACCAACAGGAAACCGAAACGATTTTGCAAAGCGCGGGGCTTAACGTCAATTCGGTGGAAGACGCTGTGTTAAAAGCGGAAAAAGCGGCGCAGAACGGCAAGATGGATCTGGCGCAACTCTATTACATAAAAGCTTACGATCTGGAGCCGAATAACACCCAGGTTTTGCAAAGAATGGCTGATTTATATACCGAGCTAAAAAAGTATGATTTGGCGGAAGTCAGTCTCAAATTGATCTTGCAGCAACAGCCGGGGGACTTAAAGACAAGCGAACAATACGGGCTGCTGTTGATAAAGCTGAAAAAATATTCCGATGCAGCGGAACATCTCGGTCGGGTTGTCGCCATGCAGCAAAGTTGGCCTGCCTATAACGGCTTGGGGATTATTGCCACTTTACAAGGCGACTATCTGAAAGCCGAAAGCTTTTTCAAAAAAGCTGACGGCATTTCGCCGAATTCGCCCGAGTTGCTTAATAATATCGGCTTTGCGCTCTATTCAGCCGACAAACTGGCCGAGGCGGCACCTTATTATATTAAAGCCTTGCAAATCAATCCCGGTTTTAAAAAGGCGATATATAACTATGCGTTGCTACAGGCACGTTTAAGTAATTATGAACAGGCTCATATTGCCTTTGCCAAAGTCTCTTCACCGGCTGAAGCAAATAATAATACCGGCTATATAGCGATGATGAACGGCGATTACGCCGAGGCCAGTAATTATTTGCAAGAAGCCGTCAATGTATCGCCCCGGTTTTATAAAAAAGCCACTGACAATTTAATACGGCTGGAAATGCTGGAAAAACAGTAA